TGAGCGAATACGCTATGTTTAAACCGGCACGCGCAatgtttttcattcataaagcTATACCGCACAacaatcaacacacacacacaaacacagcataCGCGTGAGGCGGCACTCCGGCTCGATCGACGGTGGGAATTTCAACGCCGCTACTTACCGGTTTTAAACACGCGACACACTCCGCGTTGTGGATCGTTTAGAATTAAAGCGGGAAGTTCGCTGATAAGGTGCGCGTCACTGTACCGGTGATTCGCCCAACCGGCCTGTGTGGGCCAATGTTTGTAAACCTGTTCGCGACGGTACTTCTTGATGTTTTGATCGAGGCCCTTGTACACACGCTGTTGTTTGCTGGTTGCCGCTTGTCGCCGGATGGTAAGTGAACACTTGCCGGAGGTTAGCACTCGATTGAGCTGCCCTTCCAGTACCGGCCGGGACTTAAATAGTGTCCAATGGTGTCGTGTAGTCGTAGGTCGGGTTCTCCACTTTCGACCGGGACTGACGGGCAAGGGCTCGAACGATTGGCACATCTTTCCAGTGATGATAGGGAATTTTGGGATTTACTTTCCCCCGGCTGGGGCGATCGACGGCAAGACAGACCCATAAACCGAACGATCACGAATGAATTGATGTAAACAGCTAATAAACCACTAAATCCCTTCGTTTGCTCTATTGCACTCTTTTATGCAGGGACTTGTCCCGGTCACAGTTTCCTGGTGACAACAGTGTGATGGTGGAACGCTAGAACCATCGTATCGCACCTGTGTCCACCGAAGCCAACAGGATGCAGCATTAACAACCCATTAGCGTTGAGGCAAATGTGAGGCACCAGGTTCGATAACGAACCCAGCAAAGCATGCCGACATTCTTCAACGACACCATCGTTCAATaggtggaaacaaaaaatcgcttgtaattaaattaaaattagacTTCCCTGTGCGGTACTTATCATCGAAAGGGTGCAGAAATGTGCGTCTCCAACCTGACAATGTAAACCGGTCCGCAAAACCTAGACCCAAGCGTAAAAgcgatttgtttttgcttcgacGACTAATCTATGTTTCCCTTTGTTATTGACAATTAGTACTACGATATCATAACGCACTGTTGATGCGTGTTGCTTTTACGACCGCCTGCCTCTGCTTATCGTGGTAAATATGTGCGAAAAACATTGAATAGTACATGTTTTCTCTGTTCGCCTGATTATGCCTGTCCCACCTTCTTACCCGTGTTGAGTAGCTGCGACAATTGTTAATGCTTTGGACTACCACAAATCGAACATCTTATTCCAAAATTGTATTCTGTCAATTGGAGAATTTCAGTTCTACTCCCGAAGATGTGACTCAAGGAATTCCCGTACGAGATGGGCGTGGAATGTAACGTTTtatatgtgtttttgttttgcagttcAATTTATAACATGTAACTAATTGCAGTAACTGACTTTCCCGCCCCCAGTTAACGGTTCAGTAGAAGAGTACGTGAATCATCCGTACGTGCGGCCAGTCTTTAACCAGTAGTTGAGTGCATCGAGACACGCGTTACAGCATGATGGATTCGTTGCGTCATTGACGTAATTGTAAGCAATATGTTAGAAATTCCCTCTGGGGACGCATTCGTTCTCCCGATGGTTCTTTACGGTGTGGATTTTCACTAAAGTGTCACCAGATTGATGTTGTAAGCGTGGTTGGTTAGTCAGCATCGCGAATAATTCGGGAAAGTCTAGCGAAAAGTTTAGAATTCCTGTGGGATTTATTGTCACTTGCATGAACCAGGCTGTGGCCTTTAAAGTGGACTACCGAACTGCTTCCTGCTGCAAAAAAGCAATCAATCTTATCGTTGTTGACAAATCAAGAGCAACGGGAACCTGTTTGATGAGATTTCGTATCATTATAGTGATTTTTGCACAACGACCCCATCGGGCATCGGGGGTCAAAACGCTTGAGGGGAACTATCTTGCACATGTGGGCTAGGCTAGTTTAGGTGTTAAATAGTATTCCATTTCTCAATGGAATTCTTTGTCGTCTGCTCGCACGGAACGGTGCCCATTACAAATGTCCATTAGGCATTCGTCTCGGTCATGTGggagataatttttttatcataaatGAACGCGTGCGTATGTCTAGAAGCGGAATGAAACGTAAACCATGGACAACTGTCGTTACTCATACCCACGATAAGTGGCACGCATGTTTAATGCACCGATTTTTTATCTCCCTTTCTTTATATTGTTACAAAGTGCATATAGAAACAGGTGgcttaatgaaacaaattattcgTTTGTGAAACGCTTTGGACTATCAACTTCGTTGTCTTGTTTATGCGCGTAATTAAAATAACAGATTGAATAATTGCTTACTACTTACTTATCGCATACTGTAAGATTGCGGACTTGGTTTGATGCTATTCATTTGATCCAGTCAAATGGGATTTATCCACCCAAACCCCCTTCAGCTTCTATATCCTTATATTCTGTTTTCTTTGTCTGGCGATGTAAAAATCACGAAGCGATAAGcgatatttatatttttattaaaatacttAAGTGTTCGATGTTTCactatttgatttgatttgatttgattagtTTAGTAGAACTTTTTAACCATAGTGACCTTGGATTCACCATCCCTGTCAGCAGTTACTTCTGGGTGAATGCCTGTTGTTCTGACTTCTCGACGAAACTTCTCGAATCACTTTACTCTCGATCTTCATCTTTATCCTTTGCTGCACTTTATGCATTATGTCCGCTGTCTGGCGGCCGGATGTGGGAATTTATTCGACATTCTGGCTTTTCGGCTTGCAGATTTGATCGCATATTATAAATGCCAGATGGATCATATTCCGCGCACAAACCGTCCCTCACGCTCACTTCGACTGCGGTAAACATTTCTCGGTCCTTTTAATGAGGTTACTTCCTGCATTGCTTGCCTGTTTGATAGATATTACAGAATTCAAATGATTTCATTGTTATTTAAGCGATTATATTCGTATCCCCGTAATATTCCCCATTGTTCGTAACACACTACTACACCATATGTTCGGCCGGACATGGCCACAATCGAAGATCGGAAGAAATCATTGACCCAGAGACACGATTCGATGCATTTCTCACCTACAAAAGTACTTGCACTCTCGGCAACAGCTTCAGCAACATACGCGTCCGTAAATAGACCGAATACAGTGTCCCCACCTTCAGCCCACCAAGCGGCCGCTGAGCCCTCGACCATGCTTACcatgtagttttttttgtctccgcTAATCGATGGGTGGTTAAAGTATTCAAATTTAGCGCACTATCCTTACTACCGCACCCATCTCGTACGTACCTTCGTGTGGGCAAAATCCCTTCCCAGTGCATCGGCATGTTCGGTTCGTGGTCAAGCTTTGAACTACAGCCAACGATACCAGCGGTATCTGGTCGGGTGCGCGGTGATGCAGGATACACCGTACGGGTACCCGTTGTAGATCAAGGGCAGGCGCACACGCTCGCTATTTACACGCAAGCCGTGCGGCGAGTTTCGCGAACACGCCAAGAAGTTGGGTTGGGGTTTGGAAAATCGGGAGGGAAATGATGCACGATGTTCACAAAACCACGCAGCCACATGCACCCAAATCCAGCAGCAAGGGCTAGCAAGGAAATGGGGTGGATGTGATGATTTCGTGTGTTTGTCCAAACAATTCCGCTTCTACCAAACAAAGAATCAAGACACACAGCGATCGCAACGTAAGCGGTAACCTTACAGCAGACAAAACCCCCATGGTGGCAACGATCATATGATCCACACACAGACCATCCTTCGGTTCGGGTGCAGTTCGTTAAGATTCGTTAAGATCAATGCATTTTGGTGTGATGATGCGCGCGCAGATGGTTTGCCCGATCCGCCGATTTTGCCGAAACGCGATCAAGGGCTTCGGATTTGGTGTAAGAGCATGATAAATTCAACGCCAGACGTCACTCTCTGTCCTGCGGTCTTTTAGTAAGGATCCCATCCAATAAGCCGCGATCTCGTGCAGCCTACAGCAGCAGCCCACCGAAAGTCACAATAAAGGATATTTCATCCTTCAGCACACCTTAACTCAAGTACGTATCGGTAGGAACGTGTCGAAGGCGAATCAGCTCCTTTAGCAAGTGTTGTGTTTCGtcgttcgaaaaaaaaatatatgggaaaagaaaaagttacGTAATACAGACGCCATTCTTCCAATTTCGTCTCTAGTATGTGTTAACTACGCCATCCTAGTAGTGTAATCAGTGCATTCGCATCGGCAAATCCgttgggaaatggaaaaacagACTGTCGCGTCTTGCATAACGCATGAAGATCAGATGACTCAATCGAACGGTGCCATTCTGCGTAGTGATGTTTGCATGCACAGTACACTCGATTGGGTGTTGACCTCGCGGCAAGTGCACTGCCAAGCACGCCAACAAATGGCGTTTCGATGAAAATAGAACATCCGTGCATGATTGCTTACGAGACTGGTATACGGTAACGATCGATCGACCATGCAACTGGGTGGTGATGCAACAGGCGGGTCGCTATTATGCTACTACCCTGCTGATTCTCAGCTCGTTAGGATTGGAGTGAAGCTGTACACGTGCCTATCCTAATTAAAAGGCGTCATTCGCTTCTTTTTTCACTGTTCCCACTTCGTCTGAAGTGTTTCCACAGTGAAACATTCCATTTCCTTTCGGTGGATAAATATAACGATGTGTTATCTTGTACTCTTGTGTTCGGAGGACGTGAAGCTACATGAGGCTTGTGTCACTGTGGACTGATTCTACCTTTGCTTTATTACCAGGGCGCATGGCGTCTAGTGGAACAAAAAAGTTTCGATATATGTTGATAAGCCCGCCAgagcaaataaattaataatcatGGTGAATCCCCTTTGGAAATGGAATATCTTTCATAGATCACCTAGATAGGATGTTATCCCTCTCGTCTagacgaaataaaaacaagaataCCCCTGCAGACCGGATTCGTCCAACCTGGGTCACCCAAATACTAACCTCCCTTTTCCGATTCTTTGCAGTAAACACCAACAATGCCGGGACTTTCGGATCCAGTTGCGTTCCTCAAGGATTTTGCCGCCGGTGGCATCTCGGCCGCAATCTCCAAGACGGCTGTCGCCCCGATCGAGCGCGTCAAGCTGCTGCTACAGGTTCAGCACATCTCGAAGCAGATCGCCGAGGCCGACCGCTACAAGGGCATGGTCGATTGTTTCGTGCGTATCCCGCGCGAACAGGGCTTCAGTGCCTTCTGGCGCGGTAATCTGGCCAACGTCATCCGTTACTTCCCGACGCAGGCCCTCAACTTCGCCTTCAAGGACAAGTACAAGCAGGTGTTCCTGGGCGGTGTGGACAAGAACACCCAGTTCATGCGCTACTTCGTCGGTAACCTCGCCTCCGGCGGTATGGCCGGCGCCACCTCGCTGTGCTTCGTCTACCCGCTCGACTTCGCCCGTACCCGGTAAATGGCCGCCTGGCGCGTGGCGATCAAACGAAAATGCGGTCCGTGAACCGTATAAAACTAACCAACAAACTTGCACACATTTCTTTTCCCACAGTTTGGCTGCCGATGTCGGCAAGGGTAATGAGGCGCGTGAGTTCAAGGGTCTGGGCGATTGTCTGGGAAAGATCTTCAAGACTGACGGTTTGGTCGGTCTGTACCGAGGATTCGGTGTATCCGTCCAGGGTGAGTTGGAGCGAATGGAATGGGTGGATCGTTGAGCTGGTTCGCGTAAAACCAACACATCTATGCCTTCCCATTCACAGGTATCATCATCTACCGTGCTGCCTACTTCGGCTTCTACGACACTGCCCGTGGTATGCTGCCGAACCCGAAAACTACACCATTCTACGTCAGCTGGGCCATCGCACAGGTCGTGACCACCGTTGCCGGTATCGTGTCCTATCCCTTCGATACCGTCCGTCGTCGCATGATGATGCAGTCTGGTCGTGCCAAGTCCGAGATCGTCTACAAGAGCACGCTCCACTGTTGGGCAACGATCGCCAAGCAGGAAGGTAGCGGTGCCTTCTTCAAGGGTGCCTTCTCGAACGTGCTGCGTGGTACTGGCGGTGCATTCGTGCTGGTGTTGTACGATGAAATCAAGAAACTCCTGTAAACCCTTCCACCCTTCCTACTAGCCTTACCCTCTCCTGTACCACCCACAAAATCCTTTCCCTCGTTCCTAATCCCTATCCCGCTGTAatcccattccattccatacCAAACTGCGCACCGCACAGTGTCCTAATTCcaacgaagaaaaaacgaacacaaccgttaccaaaaaaaacgccaaacgACTCGGAACTTGGTGTTCGGATAagcctttttttgtaaaaaagcTCGATATACATTGCGCTCACACTGTAAGCTGTAACCGGCTGTAACGGACCGGTGTTTACGCGTCTTCCATCCAACCGACAAGTAAAGTGTTTTATCGAGCCCTAGTGCCATAGAGATCCTATGTTAATGTATTTAATTGTGTTCGCAATCCACCCACAatcgtcgtgtgtgtgtgtgttggtgtctGTGTTTCATTCGATGCTCTGTACAGTACTCGACTAGAGACGACAAAAGGACAGAGCAGGACCCGCACATCCGACGAGAgtcgaccgaccgaccgatcACGATCATGATGTTTTTATTCGTGATCCTTCGCGTGTAGATAGAGGGAGTTTGAAAAAACTCTGCATTAGACGTTAAAGAGAAAGACATTTGAGGCAAGCATGGAAGCGACAGGAAGTAAAATATTGACGAAAaatagcaataaaac
The Anopheles moucheti chromosome 2, idAnoMoucSN_F20_07, whole genome shotgun sequence genome window above contains:
- the LOC128297789 gene encoding ADP,ATP carrier protein 2, producing the protein MPGLSDPVAFLKDFAAGGISAAISKTAVAPIERVKLLLQVQHISKQIAEADRYKGMVDCFVRIPREQGFSAFWRGNLANVIRYFPTQALNFAFKDKYKQVFLGGVDKNTQFMRYFVGNLASGGMAGATSLCFVYPLDFARTRLAADVGKGNEAREFKGLGDCLGKIFKTDGLVGLYRGFGVSVQGIIIYRAAYFGFYDTARGMLPNPKTTPFYVSWAIAQVVTTVAGIVSYPFDTVRRRMMMQSGRAKSEIVYKSTLHCWATIAKQEGSGAFFKGAFSNVLRGTGGAFVLVLYDEIKKLL